The Miltoncostaea oceani genome includes a region encoding these proteins:
- a CDS encoding molybdopterin molybdotransferase MoeA has translation MSLRNVTFDEAREEMRSRAPLPEPETVPLDGLTGRRLARDLRARVDNPAFTNSAMDGFAVRAADAAGGRPLRLVGESRAGVPFTGDVGPGEAIRISTGAVLPDALDAVLRKEDADDRGDVVVARTPPPAGAFVRARAEDVRRGDLLLPAGHRVAAHEIATIAAMGLGEALCDRRLRVTVLGSGDEVVGPDRVLAPGQVYDANRPGIAAQARAAGAEVLTSGLIPDDRDATVAALAAALDADPAPDLVVTTGGVSVGPHDHLRPAFAAVGVRETLFGVQIRPGHPLWLGVRGAQVAIGLPGNPVSAAVCFHAFARPLLSVDDDWDTRMPLAVAYRAATPRTELIRCRERDGALVPMSRQASHDVTSLAGATHLAVIPAEAEHLAAGERVRCCRLA, from the coding sequence ATGAGCCTGCGGAACGTCACGTTCGACGAGGCCCGCGAGGAGATGCGGTCACGGGCGCCGCTCCCGGAACCGGAGACGGTGCCGCTCGACGGGCTGACCGGACGGCGGCTGGCGCGCGACCTGCGGGCCCGCGTCGACAACCCCGCGTTCACGAACTCGGCGATGGACGGGTTCGCGGTGCGCGCCGCCGACGCCGCCGGCGGGCGGCCGCTGCGGCTGGTGGGGGAGAGCCGCGCGGGTGTCCCGTTCACGGGGGACGTCGGGCCGGGCGAGGCGATACGCATCTCCACCGGCGCCGTCCTCCCGGACGCGCTCGACGCGGTGCTGCGGAAGGAGGACGCCGACGACCGCGGGGACGTGGTCGTCGCGCGGACGCCCCCGCCGGCCGGGGCGTTCGTGCGCGCCCGCGCCGAGGACGTGCGCCGCGGCGACCTGCTGCTGCCCGCCGGCCACCGGGTCGCGGCGCACGAGATCGCGACGATCGCGGCGATGGGGCTCGGCGAGGCGCTCTGCGACCGGCGCCTGCGGGTGACCGTGCTCGGCAGCGGCGACGAGGTCGTCGGGCCCGACCGGGTGCTGGCCCCCGGCCAGGTCTACGACGCGAACCGCCCCGGCATCGCCGCCCAGGCGCGCGCGGCGGGGGCCGAGGTGCTGACGAGCGGGCTCATCCCCGACGACCGCGACGCGACCGTCGCGGCGCTCGCCGCCGCCCTCGACGCCGACCCCGCCCCCGACCTCGTCGTCACCACGGGCGGCGTCTCGGTGGGCCCGCACGACCACCTGCGCCCCGCCTTCGCCGCCGTCGGAGTGCGGGAGACCCTGTTCGGCGTGCAGATCCGCCCGGGGCACCCGCTGTGGCTCGGGGTGCGGGGGGCGCAGGTCGCGATCGGCCTGCCGGGGAACCCGGTGTCGGCGGCCGTCTGCTTCCACGCCTTCGCCCGCCCGCTCCTCAGCGTCGACGACGACTGGGACACGCGGATGCCCCTCGCCGTGGCCTACCGTGCCGCGACGCCCCGCACCGAGCTGATCCGCTGCCGCGAACGCGACGGCGCGCTCGTACCCATGTCCCGGCAGGCGTCGCACGACGTCACCTCGCTGGCGGGCGCCACCCACCTCGCGGTGATCCCCGCCGAGGCGGAGCACCTGGCGGCGGGTGAGCGGGTGCGCTGCTGCCGCCTGGCGTAG
- a CDS encoding glycoside hydrolase family 3 N-terminal domain-containing protein gives MILGVAGALVALTLAGAAAGAPPASVAPTRLAELTPAQLAGQRMVFGFPGTRPPADLVRRIRRGEAGAVILLGGNTPTRAAARDLVRRLQAIRRPAALDEPLLVMIDQEGGLVRRLDGPPTRSAERMGADGVAATRAAGRATGRLLAGVGVNLDLAPVADVARPGSALARDGRVFGTAPGRVASVTVAFAAGLRDAGVAAAAKHFPGIGAATVSTDVAPVRIRLGAEELRRVDLRPFRALIAHDVPVVMLGTAVYPALDPGRPAALSRAISTDLLRDELGFGGVTVTDALDTPALAPVGGPGTVAVRAAGAGSDLLIHTGYAPGVTAAGAVSREIRRGTLDRVEAEAAVARVLRLRRDLG, from the coding sequence TTGATCCTGGGCGTCGCCGGGGCCCTGGTGGCCCTCACCCTGGCCGGGGCCGCCGCGGGCGCGCCCCCGGCCTCGGTCGCCCCGACGCGGCTCGCCGAGCTGACGCCCGCCCAGCTCGCCGGGCAGCGGATGGTGTTCGGCTTCCCGGGGACCCGGCCGCCCGCCGACCTGGTGCGGCGCATCCGCCGGGGCGAGGCGGGTGCCGTGATCCTGCTCGGCGGCAACACGCCGACGCGGGCGGCGGCGCGCGACCTGGTGCGGCGCCTCCAGGCGATCCGCCGGCCGGCCGCGCTCGACGAGCCCCTGCTGGTGATGATCGACCAGGAGGGCGGGCTGGTGCGGCGCCTCGACGGCCCGCCGACCCGTTCGGCGGAGCGGATGGGCGCCGACGGGGTCGCCGCGACCCGCGCCGCGGGCCGGGCGACGGGGCGCCTGCTGGCGGGGGTCGGCGTGAACCTCGACCTCGCGCCGGTCGCGGACGTCGCCCGTCCCGGGTCGGCGCTCGCCCGCGACGGCCGCGTCTTCGGGACCGCGCCGGGTCGCGTGGCGTCGGTGACCGTCGCGTTCGCCGCCGGGCTCCGCGACGCCGGGGTGGCCGCCGCCGCGAAGCACTTCCCGGGCATCGGGGCGGCGACGGTCTCCACCGACGTCGCGCCGGTGCGGATCCGCCTCGGCGCGGAGGAGCTGCGCCGCGTCGACCTGCGCCCCTTCCGCGCGCTGATCGCCCACGACGTCCCCGTCGTCATGCTCGGCACCGCCGTCTACCCGGCGCTCGACCCGGGACGGCCCGCCGCCCTGTCGCGCGCCATCTCCACGGACCTGCTGCGCGACGAGCTCGGGTTCGGGGGCGTCACCGTGACCGACGCCCTCGACACCCCCGCCCTCGCCCCCGTCGGGGGTCCCGGGACGGTGGCGGTGCGGGCCGCGGGGGCCGGGTCCGACCTGCTGATCCACACGGGGTACGCGCCCGGCGTCACCGCCGCGGGGGCCGTGTCCCGCGAGATCCGGAGGGGCACCCTCGACCGGGTCGAGGCCGAGGCGGCCGTCGCGCGGGTGCTGCGGCTGAGGCGCGACCTGGGATGA
- the msrB gene encoding peptide-methionine (R)-S-oxide reductase MsrB has protein sequence MADETDARDAEWRERLTPEQYAVARQGATERAFTGEYWDHHEDGVYTCVCCGTPLFDAQTKFESGTGWPSFFQPTDPATVEGREDRSHGMVRVEAVCSGCGAHLGHVFPDGPAPTGLRYCINSASLGFAERDRDPS, from the coding sequence ATGGCCGACGAGACGGATGCGCGCGACGCCGAGTGGCGTGAGCGGCTGACCCCGGAGCAGTACGCCGTGGCCCGGCAGGGCGCCACGGAGCGGGCCTTCACGGGCGAGTACTGGGACCACCACGAGGACGGGGTCTACACCTGCGTCTGCTGCGGAACGCCGCTGTTCGACGCGCAGACGAAGTTCGAGTCGGGGACGGGCTGGCCGAGCTTCTTCCAGCCCACCGACCCCGCGACGGTCGAGGGACGCGAGGACCGCAGCCACGGGATGGTGCGCGTCGAGGCCGTGTGCTCCGGGTGCGGCGCGCACCTCGGGCACGTGTTCCCCGACGGCCCCGCGCCGACGGGCCTGCGGTACTGCATCAACTCGGCCTCCCTCGGATTCGCCGAGCGGGACCGGGACCCATCCTGA
- a CDS encoding C40 family peptidase: MTRRILLPAAAALALLWGAGVAVAASPPPPPPPPAVPAPAVAPTPVAPAAPVAPARGAAPVAPAAPTGGLDAWALPSAKRLSALWPELAGADLSRDATRGDLDRAVGILTGVAPASPDPAAPASAWTVNLRMVRALGLEPELRGLARITIASGQRLRMPRNAPSELLAREAGLVYNRPATQDARERSRGEAVRLADVVYALDRARMVGSWQRARLARYRSISLPAMTPQRFAAVQAAFWQVGQPYIWGGDWPGVRSPWGAQGHGGFDCSGLVWWAYKGRTAAAQMSLGTGLLGRTADAMAFERPTERVPVAALAPGDLVFFGAGGPAARKGTIGHTGIAVGNGWMIHSSGSRAGVALSHLDDYWPSATAFGRRITQLGP; encoded by the coding sequence GTGACGCGACGCATCCTCCTGCCCGCCGCCGCCGCGCTGGCCCTCCTCTGGGGAGCCGGCGTGGCGGTGGCAGCGTCGCCGCCACCACCGCCTCCGCCCCCCGCCGTCCCGGCCCCGGCCGTCGCGCCCACCCCGGTGGCGCCCGCCGCCCCGGTCGCGCCCGCCCGGGGCGCCGCGCCCGTCGCCCCCGCCGCCCCGACCGGCGGCCTCGACGCCTGGGCGCTCCCCTCCGCGAAGCGGCTGTCGGCGCTCTGGCCCGAGCTGGCCGGCGCCGACCTGTCGCGCGACGCCACCCGCGGCGACCTCGACCGCGCGGTCGGCATCCTCACGGGCGTCGCCCCCGCCAGCCCCGACCCGGCCGCGCCGGCGAGCGCCTGGACCGTCAACCTGCGCATGGTCCGAGCCCTCGGCCTCGAGCCGGAGCTGCGCGGCCTGGCCCGCATCACGATCGCGAGCGGCCAGCGCCTGCGCATGCCCCGCAACGCGCCGAGCGAGCTCCTCGCCCGCGAGGCGGGACTCGTCTACAACCGGCCGGCCACGCAGGACGCCCGCGAGCGCTCCCGCGGCGAGGCCGTGCGCCTCGCCGACGTCGTCTACGCCCTCGACCGGGCACGGATGGTCGGCTCGTGGCAGCGCGCGAGGCTCGCCCGCTACCGCAGCATCAGCCTCCCCGCGATGACCCCCCAGCGGTTCGCGGCGGTGCAGGCGGCGTTCTGGCAGGTCGGCCAGCCCTACATCTGGGGTGGCGACTGGCCGGGCGTCCGCTCCCCCTGGGGCGCGCAGGGACACGGCGGCTTCGACTGCTCGGGTCTCGTGTGGTGGGCGTACAAGGGCCGGACCGCCGCCGCGCAGATGTCCCTCGGCACCGGCCTCCTCGGGCGCACCGCCGACGCGATGGCGTTCGAGCGCCCCACCGAGCGCGTCCCCGTCGCGGCCCTCGCGCCCGGCGACCTCGTCTTCTTCGGCGCGGGCGGCCCGGCGGCCCGCAAGGGCACGATAGGCCACACCGGCATCGCGGTCGGCAACGGCTGGATGATCCACTCCTCCGGCTCCCGGGCCGGCGTCGCGCTCAGCCACCTCGACGACTACTGGCCGTCGGCGACCGCGTTCGGACGTCGCATCACCCAGCTCGGTCCCTAG
- a CDS encoding DUF262 domain-containing protein, whose amino-acid sequence MPDQYSASKKSLAGLLSGNDISSIEVPDWQRSYAWDRAEHELFWADLQGFADSYPSADLIADREYFLGSVVLVTRTGSALLLDGQQRLATATILLSSIRDALRPLRPDAAVRTQDRYIARYDDARQETSYALTLSRFDREFFRQEIQAPRVEDWVAPRASLASQKLIRKARAYFDAAIADLGVGVAPDHYAQIILWIRTVLTDHMSVIAVTSDDEDNAASVFETLNDRGIGLSTPDLLRNLLLRRAAAAHRESIMVNWEDVQDLSEYGAPRVEDFIRHFWTSRYGDPKAKALYRLIRRRLEQDDIQSLAFSQQLAADAEVYEGLLAGRDVDSGFQSVLASLRTLRAHAAYPLLLSAKATLSPDGQVAVGRSALSLIVRHSIVGQREGTLLEAVLYSAAVALRTSADVVETRLTLESFAPNDAAFVSAFSTVSLGRIFQAAYVLRGLEEYLRPDDNEVQTPANVNVEHIYPKTPDAEAWEAWPEDSVDHVNRLGNLTLLAQRPNKAIRNGGFDLKKERAYAASALVLTRSLLAHTEWTPAAVEERQRELAVHAPRIWPLEVSTGRV is encoded by the coding sequence ATGCCTGACCAGTACAGCGCAAGCAAGAAGTCCCTAGCTGGACTTCTCTCGGGCAATGACATCTCCTCGATTGAAGTCCCGGACTGGCAGCGCTCCTATGCCTGGGACCGCGCAGAGCACGAACTCTTCTGGGCCGATCTGCAGGGTTTCGCAGACTCTTACCCGAGTGCGGACCTAATTGCCGACAGGGAGTACTTCCTCGGTTCGGTGGTTCTGGTCACGCGAACGGGTTCAGCTTTGTTGCTTGACGGTCAGCAACGGCTCGCCACTGCCACGATCCTTCTTTCGTCCATCCGGGACGCACTTCGTCCGCTACGCCCAGACGCAGCGGTTAGGACGCAGGACAGATACATCGCACGCTACGACGACGCACGGCAGGAGACGTCTTACGCTCTCACTCTTAGCCGGTTTGACCGCGAATTCTTCAGACAAGAGATTCAGGCACCTCGCGTGGAGGATTGGGTAGCACCGCGCGCCTCACTCGCGTCTCAGAAGCTCATCAGGAAGGCTCGGGCGTACTTTGATGCGGCGATAGCGGACTTGGGCGTTGGCGTTGCTCCGGACCACTACGCTCAGATAATCTTGTGGATTCGCACGGTGCTGACGGATCACATGTCCGTCATCGCCGTGACGAGCGACGATGAAGACAACGCTGCATCGGTGTTTGAAACGCTCAACGACCGCGGCATCGGTCTTTCTACGCCCGACCTACTCCGAAACCTACTCCTCCGGCGCGCCGCAGCAGCACACCGAGAGTCCATCATGGTCAACTGGGAGGACGTACAGGACCTTTCCGAGTACGGTGCGCCGCGGGTAGAGGATTTCATTAGACATTTCTGGACCTCTCGCTATGGCGATCCGAAGGCGAAGGCCCTATACCGTCTCATTCGACGACGTTTGGAACAGGACGACATTCAGTCTCTCGCGTTCAGCCAGCAATTGGCGGCCGACGCCGAAGTCTACGAGGGACTGCTCGCCGGCAGAGACGTTGATTCTGGATTCCAGTCAGTCCTTGCGTCCCTGCGGACTCTCCGCGCCCACGCTGCCTATCCTTTGCTTCTCAGTGCCAAGGCCACTTTGAGTCCCGACGGCCAAGTGGCCGTCGGACGGAGCGCGCTGAGCCTGATCGTCCGCCACTCGATCGTGGGACAACGTGAGGGGACCCTGCTCGAGGCTGTTCTTTACTCCGCCGCCGTCGCGCTGCGGACGTCGGCAGATGTCGTAGAGACCCGGCTAACTCTTGAGAGTTTTGCGCCGAACGATGCGGCGTTCGTAAGTGCCTTCTCGACGGTTTCGCTGGGCAGGATATTTCAAGCAGCATACGTGCTTCGCGGCCTCGAGGAGTATCTGAGGCCCGACGACAACGAGGTACAGACCCCGGCTAACGTGAACGTTGAGCATATTTATCCCAAGACTCCTGACGCCGAGGCCTGGGAGGCTTGGCCAGAGGACAGTGTTGACCACGTCAACAGGCTAGGCAACTTAACGCTGCTGGCTCAACGGCCGAATAAGGCGATACGTAACGGAGGCTTCGACCTCAAGAAGGAGAGGGCTTACGCGGCCTCGGCCCTTGTCCTGACGCGCAGCCTATTAGCTCACACTGAATGGACCCCCGCTGCCGTCGAGGAGAGGCAACGTGAACTGGCAGTGCACGCTCCTCGGATCTGGCCACTAGAGGTGAGCACGGGTCGCGTGTAG
- a CDS encoding response regulator, with amino-acid sequence MRVVIAEDLALLRDGIVRLLRDNGMEVVAAVEDGDALVEAVVRERPDVAVVDVRLPPSFRDEGLRAALEARRRVPGTAVLVVSQYVEQTYAVELLADGAGGIGYLLKERIADPADFVDAVRRVAAGGTALDPEVVSQLVARRGPASPVGELTPREREVLELMAEGRSNGAIAAALVVTEGAVEKHVSNIFGKLGLGRAEGSHRRVLAVLAFLRSG; translated from the coding sequence GTGCGCGTCGTGATCGCGGAGGACCTGGCGCTGCTCCGCGACGGCATCGTCCGCCTGCTCCGCGACAACGGCATGGAGGTCGTCGCCGCCGTCGAGGACGGCGACGCCCTCGTGGAGGCGGTCGTCCGCGAGCGCCCCGACGTCGCGGTCGTCGACGTGCGCCTGCCGCCGTCGTTCCGCGACGAGGGACTGCGGGCCGCGCTCGAGGCCCGGCGGCGGGTCCCCGGCACCGCCGTGCTCGTCGTCTCCCAGTACGTCGAGCAGACCTACGCCGTCGAGCTGCTCGCCGACGGGGCCGGGGGGATCGGCTACCTGCTGAAGGAGCGGATCGCCGACCCCGCGGACTTCGTCGACGCCGTCCGGCGGGTCGCGGCGGGGGGGACGGCCCTCGACCCCGAGGTGGTCTCCCAGCTCGTCGCCCGCCGCGGGCCGGCGTCGCCGGTGGGGGAGCTGACCCCGCGGGAGCGGGAGGTGCTGGAGCTGATGGCGGAGGGGCGGTCCAACGGCGCGATCGCCGCGGCGCTCGTCGTCACCGAGGGCGCCGTCGAGAAGCACGTCTCGAACATCTTCGGCAAGCTCGGCCTCGGCCGGGCGGAGGGGTCGCACCGGCGGGTGCTGGCGGTGCTCGCCTTCCTGCGCAGCGGGTGA
- a CDS encoding sensor domain-containing protein — protein sequence MSLVHRHVIAPLRDGRAPRRLALLASAIPLGTAWFVFLVVGWSLGLGLAITLLGLPILFGVAAGARVFAELERRLMESLVGVRTARPGHGLHRGSLLATLRSLATDAASWRDQAFLMLRFVVGLPLAVLVIAVVGAGVQMTAAVTFFHASPIDIGIWSVDTLTEAILVLPLGLLVLALSVPLVQAVGELWIRIARGVLGPATDPAPRRPPRGPGVRVPRPGRNAMRGLGFHAAAYAAVNLILVVIWVATTPGGYFWPFWTLVPLGTILAIHAVIVGAPWALPDAGPRGVALARTAGVCGAMGTFTVAIWLFTTPGSYFWPVWVLIGLAVIVGLHALRVVLGVGERDEMAERIDTLTATRAGAVDAQAAELRRIERDLHDGAQARLVSLAMDLGMAREKLDGAPDEARTLVTGAHEEAKRALVELRDLARGIHPAVLTDRGLAAALGSLSGASRIPLRLEVDVRERLDPPLEAAAYFVVSEAIANAAKHSGATAMEVAVVRDRDRLRVRVTDDGVGGADPDGDGLVGMRRRVEAHDGVLRVTSPAGAGTTIEAVIPCAS from the coding sequence ATGAGCCTCGTCCACCGCCACGTCATCGCGCCGCTCCGGGACGGCCGCGCCCCGCGGCGCCTCGCGCTCCTCGCGAGCGCGATCCCGCTCGGCACCGCCTGGTTCGTGTTCCTCGTCGTCGGGTGGTCGCTCGGCCTCGGCCTGGCGATCACCCTCCTCGGCCTCCCCATCCTGTTCGGGGTGGCCGCGGGGGCCCGCGTGTTCGCCGAGCTCGAGCGCCGGCTGATGGAGTCGCTGGTCGGGGTGCGCACCGCGCGCCCCGGCCACGGGCTGCACCGCGGCTCGCTCCTCGCGACGCTGAGGTCGCTGGCGACCGACGCGGCGAGCTGGCGCGACCAGGCGTTCCTGATGCTGCGGTTCGTCGTCGGGCTGCCGCTCGCGGTGCTCGTCATCGCGGTGGTCGGCGCCGGCGTCCAGATGACCGCCGCGGTGACCTTCTTCCACGCATCGCCGATCGACATCGGCATCTGGTCGGTCGACACGCTGACCGAGGCGATCCTCGTGCTGCCGCTCGGGCTGCTGGTGCTCGCGTTGTCGGTGCCGCTGGTGCAGGCCGTCGGCGAGCTCTGGATCCGGATCGCGCGGGGCGTCCTCGGGCCCGCGACGGACCCCGCGCCGCGGCGGCCGCCGCGCGGGCCGGGCGTGCGCGTCCCGCGGCCGGGCCGGAACGCGATGCGCGGGCTCGGGTTCCACGCCGCGGCGTACGCCGCCGTCAACCTGATCCTCGTCGTGATCTGGGTTGCCACGACGCCCGGCGGCTACTTCTGGCCGTTCTGGACCCTCGTCCCGCTCGGGACGATCCTCGCGATCCACGCCGTCATCGTCGGCGCCCCGTGGGCGCTGCCCGACGCCGGGCCGCGCGGGGTGGCGCTGGCCCGCACCGCCGGCGTCTGCGGCGCGATGGGGACGTTCACGGTCGCGATCTGGCTCTTCACCACCCCGGGGTCGTACTTCTGGCCGGTGTGGGTGCTGATCGGGCTCGCCGTGATCGTCGGCCTGCACGCCCTGCGGGTGGTGCTCGGCGTCGGGGAGCGCGACGAGATGGCCGAGCGCATCGACACCCTCACGGCCACCCGGGCCGGGGCGGTCGACGCCCAGGCCGCGGAGCTGCGGCGCATCGAGCGCGACCTGCACGACGGCGCGCAGGCGCGGCTGGTGTCGCTCGCGATGGACCTCGGCATGGCGCGCGAGAAGCTCGACGGCGCGCCCGACGAGGCACGCACCCTGGTCACCGGGGCGCACGAGGAGGCCAAGCGGGCCCTCGTCGAGCTGCGCGACCTGGCGCGGGGGATCCACCCGGCGGTCCTCACGGATCGCGGCCTCGCCGCCGCGCTCGGGTCGCTCTCGGGCGCGAGCCGCATCCCGCTGCGGCTGGAGGTGGACGTGCGCGAACGGCTCGACCCGCCCCTCGAGGCCGCCGCCTACTTCGTCGTGTCGGAGGCCATCGCGAACGCGGCGAAGCACAGCGGCGCCACCGCGATGGAGGTCGCCGTCGTCCGCGACCGCGACCGGCTGCGCGTGCGCGTCACCGACGACGGCGTCGGCGGGGCCGACCCCGACGGGGACGGCCTCGTCGGGATGCGGCGCCGGGTCGAGGCCCACGACGGGGTGCTGCGCGTCACCAGCCCGGCCGGGGCGGGCACGACCATCGAGGCGGTGATCCCGTGCGCGTCGTGA
- a CDS encoding MMPL family transporter, with translation MPPPRPPLLERHGRRMARGRWIVIPLFLVLLVGAVVLSGRLGEVTTSEQSMPGSEGARGIALVEEHFSDGRETSDVQPVFRHPTLTVDDPGYRAAVTAALGRAAALVPGTRVVSYFDTGSRDMVGQDGHMTFATLSYPLGEQEAMDLVPAIRDAIGTPPGFSPTLVGGDAAMSHDIEPGVEDSLARAEMIVLPVALLILLVFFGSAVSALLPLLMAGVAITFAMAGTYVAGQGMEIADLVTNVITLVGVALGVDYSLLVVSRFRDEIRGGADRVTATGRTVATAGRAVLLSGVTVAIGLAVLVALPVPFMRSLGVGGMLVPVAAVLCALTILPATLAALGPRVDSLRVYSRRWRLREAAVWGPIARAVTGRAIPVAAVVLVGLLALAGQSGGMSIHQDQLADSPGLESTQAGLLVRDELGGTFNPNVYVIDTGRPGGAYDPATISSLAGVADGLRAEAGVVSGVTWPTTTDPAAFRAAAGQGLVDASGRFALMQVAPHGDEMSPSARALNALMSDRKEDVAAIVPGGEVLLTGAPAVTNEFTDALYGPFPWLVAGVLVLTLVALMRAFRSWLIPLMAVVLSGVSLLATYGLLYLVFQRGFGGGILGVDHDVRGIALWVPVMLFAFLFGISMDYQVFLVERMRELRDDGAANIDAVRGGLAGTGRVVGTAAMIMIVAFGGFIAGSDVGMKEFGFGLAAAVAVDALLVRCLIVPALMRLAGERNWTMPHGLARVVRVRPRPAARTIGGLR, from the coding sequence ATGCCACCCCCGCGACCCCCGCTGCTCGAACGCCACGGACGCCGCATGGCCCGTGGCCGCTGGATCGTCATCCCGCTGTTCCTGGTCCTGCTCGTCGGGGCCGTCGTCCTCTCCGGCCGGCTCGGCGAGGTCACCACCTCCGAGCAGTCGATGCCGGGCTCCGAGGGGGCCCGCGGGATCGCGCTCGTCGAGGAGCACTTCTCCGATGGACGGGAGACCTCCGACGTGCAGCCGGTGTTCCGGCACCCGACCCTGACCGTCGACGACCCCGGGTACCGGGCGGCGGTCACGGCGGCGCTCGGCCGCGCCGCGGCGCTCGTGCCCGGCACGCGCGTCGTGTCGTACTTCGACACCGGCAGCCGCGACATGGTCGGCCAGGACGGCCACATGACCTTCGCGACCCTCTCGTACCCCCTCGGCGAGCAGGAGGCGATGGACCTCGTCCCCGCGATCCGGGACGCGATCGGGACGCCGCCCGGCTTCTCCCCGACCCTCGTCGGCGGCGACGCCGCGATGAGCCACGACATCGAGCCCGGCGTCGAGGACAGCCTCGCCCGCGCCGAGATGATCGTGCTGCCGGTCGCGCTGCTGATCCTGCTCGTCTTCTTCGGCAGCGCCGTCAGCGCCCTGCTGCCCCTGCTGATGGCGGGCGTCGCGATCACGTTCGCGATGGCCGGGACCTACGTCGCCGGTCAGGGGATGGAGATCGCCGACCTCGTCACCAACGTCATCACGCTCGTCGGCGTGGCCCTCGGCGTCGACTACTCGCTGCTCGTCGTCTCCCGCTTCCGCGACGAGATCCGGGGCGGCGCGGACCGCGTGACCGCCACCGGGCGGACCGTCGCCACCGCCGGCCGCGCCGTGCTGCTGTCGGGCGTCACCGTCGCGATCGGCCTCGCGGTGCTCGTCGCGCTGCCCGTCCCGTTCATGCGGTCGCTCGGCGTCGGCGGGATGCTGGTGCCGGTCGCCGCCGTCCTGTGCGCCCTCACCATCCTTCCGGCGACGCTCGCCGCCCTCGGGCCGCGCGTCGACTCCCTGCGCGTCTACTCGCGGCGCTGGCGCCTGCGGGAGGCGGCCGTCTGGGGTCCGATCGCCCGGGCCGTCACCGGCCGGGCGATCCCGGTCGCGGCCGTGGTGCTCGTCGGCCTCCTGGCGCTCGCCGGCCAGTCCGGCGGCATGAGCATCCACCAGGACCAGCTCGCCGACTCCCCCGGCCTCGAGTCCACGCAGGCGGGGCTGCTGGTGCGCGACGAGCTCGGCGGGACCTTCAACCCGAACGTCTACGTCATCGACACCGGCCGCCCCGGCGGCGCCTACGACCCGGCGACCATCTCGTCGCTCGCCGGCGTCGCGGACGGCCTGCGGGCCGAGGCGGGCGTCGTCAGCGGCGTCACGTGGCCGACCACCACCGACCCCGCGGCGTTCCGCGCCGCGGCCGGGCAGGGGCTCGTCGACGCGAGCGGCCGGTTCGCCCTCATGCAGGTCGCGCCGCACGGTGACGAGATGTCGCCCTCGGCGCGGGCGCTGAACGCCCTGATGTCCGACCGCAAGGAGGACGTCGCCGCGATCGTGCCCGGCGGCGAGGTGCTGCTGACCGGCGCCCCCGCCGTCACGAACGAGTTCACCGACGCGCTCTACGGGCCGTTCCCCTGGCTCGTGGCGGGTGTGCTGGTGCTGACGCTCGTCGCGTTGATGCGGGCGTTCCGGTCGTGGCTGATCCCGCTGATGGCGGTCGTGCTGTCGGGCGTGTCGCTCCTCGCGACGTACGGCCTGCTGTACCTCGTCTTCCAACGAGGGTTCGGCGGGGGGATCCTCGGCGTCGACCACGACGTCCGCGGCATCGCGCTGTGGGTGCCGGTGATGCTGTTCGCGTTCCTGTTCGGCATCTCGATGGACTACCAGGTGTTCCTGGTGGAGCGGATGCGCGAGCTGCGCGACGACGGCGCCGCCAACATCGACGCCGTCCGCGGCGGGCTGGCGGGCACCGGCCGGGTCGTCGGGACCGCGGCGATGATCATGATCGTCGCGTTCGGCGGGTTCATCGCCGGCTCGGACGTCGGCATGAAGGAGTTCGGGTTCGGCCTCGCCGCGGCCGTCGCGGTCGACGCCCTCCTCGTGCGGTGCCTCATCGTCCCCGCGCTGATGCGCCTCGCCGGGGAACGCAACTGGACGATGCCGCACGGGCTCGCGCGGGTCGTTCGGGTGCGCCCCCGGCCGGCGGCTCGTACGATCGGTGGCCTGCGATGA
- a CDS encoding cupin domain-containing protein yields MDQRTVDRAATGEARWWLGGLAVILAGAGHTGGALSVIEVTAPPGERTPLHVHHREDETFYVIEGSVTIEVGDARVELGPGGLAVGPRDVPHRYTAGPEGCRMLFICTPGGFEGFVRATSVPAPSRTLPPAAGEPDVEALMVAAAAAGCEVLAP; encoded by the coding sequence ATGGACCAGCGCACGGTCGACAGGGCGGCGACGGGGGAGGCGCGGTGGTGGCTCGGTGGCCTCGCCGTGATCCTGGCGGGCGCCGGGCACACGGGCGGGGCGCTCAGCGTGATCGAGGTGACGGCCCCGCCGGGGGAGCGCACGCCGCTGCACGTGCACCACCGCGAGGACGAGACCTTCTACGTCATCGAGGGGTCGGTGACGATCGAGGTGGGGGACGCGCGGGTCGAGCTGGGGCCGGGTGGGCTGGCCGTCGGCCCGCGCGACGTGCCGCACCGCTACACGGCCGGCCCCGAGGGGTGCCGGATGCTCTTCATCTGCACGCCGGGCGGGTTCGAGGGGTTCGTCCGCGCGACGAGCGTCCCGGCGCCCTCCCGGACCCTCCCGCCGGCCGCCGGCGAGCCGGACGTGGAGGCGCTCATGGTCGCCGCGGCCGCCGCGGGCTGCGAGGTCCTCGCGCCCTGA